The Budorcas taxicolor isolate Tak-1 chromosome 5, Takin1.1, whole genome shotgun sequence genome includes a window with the following:
- the LOC128048370 gene encoding 60S ribosomal protein L36a-like, with product MVNVPKTRRTFCKKCGKHQPHKVTQYKKGKDSLYAQGKRRYDRKQSGYGGQTKPIFRKKAKTTKKIVLRLECVEPNCRSKRMLAIKRCKHSELGGDKKRKGQVIQF from the coding sequence ATGGTCAATGTACCTAAAACCCGAAGGACTTTCTGTAAGAAGTGTGGAAAGCATCAGCCTCACAAAGTGACCCAGTATAAGAAGGGCAAAGATTCCCTGTATGCCCAGGGAAAGAGGCGCTATGATCGGAAGCAGAGTGGCTACGGTGGGCAAACCAAGCCGATTTTCCGGAAGAAGGCTAAAACCACAAAGAAGATCGTGCTGAGACTTGAATGCGTTGAGCCCAACTGCAGATCCAAGAGGATGCTGGCCATTAAGAGGTGCAAGCATTCTGAACTCGGAGGAGATAAGAAGAGAAAGGGCCAAGTGATCCAGTTCTAA